The following coding sequences are from one Chloroflexota bacterium window:
- a CDS encoding aspartate aminotransferase family protein produces MTQESTLPRAASAALFDRARQVIPGGVNTSLRKVEPQIVWSGAEGAYLHDVDGNSYLDYNAAFGPIILGHAHPGVAAGVAEQQRTLDLTGIGTSELEIQAAEKVVEHVPSAEQVLFCTSGSEATYHAVRVARGATGRRAIVKFQGHFHGWHDHLLANVISPPDRVGRLDPLSSGILPDVHAELIVLEWNDLEELERLMAERGQEIAAVILEPIPHAIGVVMPEQEFLTRLRALTREHGVVLVFDEVVTGFRHALGGFQAITGITPDLTTLGKAMANGYPCAAICGRRDLMQHFNTSDGDVFFSGTFNGHPLAMAACLSTIEALEQPGLYERLFDLGERMRRGLDDIIQRLGIEAFASQFGSVFVTYFMSPPANSYRDLLRNDDEMYIDFHRGMLERGFYMLPMALKRNHISAAHTESDIDRTLEAADDVLTALAQGRPVTR; encoded by the coding sequence ATGACGCAGGAATCAACGTTGCCTCGCGCCGCATCCGCGGCCCTGTTCGATCGCGCGCGACAGGTGATCCCGGGCGGAGTCAATACGTCGCTGCGAAAGGTCGAGCCGCAGATCGTCTGGTCCGGAGCGGAGGGCGCCTACCTCCACGACGTGGACGGCAACAGCTACCTCGACTACAACGCCGCGTTCGGCCCGATCATCCTGGGGCACGCGCATCCGGGCGTGGCCGCCGGGGTGGCCGAGCAGCAGCGCACGCTGGACCTCACGGGAATCGGGACCAGCGAGCTGGAGATCCAGGCGGCCGAAAAGGTCGTGGAGCACGTGCCGTCGGCCGAGCAGGTGCTGTTTTGCACGTCGGGCTCCGAGGCCACCTACCACGCGGTGCGGGTGGCGCGCGGGGCCACGGGCCGCCGGGCCATCGTCAAGTTCCAGGGGCACTTTCACGGCTGGCACGACCACCTGCTCGCCAACGTCATCTCGCCGCCCGACCGCGTGGGCCGGCTGGACCCGCTGTCGTCCGGCATCCTGCCGGACGTTCACGCCGAGCTGATCGTGCTGGAATGGAACGACCTGGAGGAGTTGGAGCGACTGATGGCCGAGCGCGGCCAGGAGATCGCGGCCGTGATCCTGGAACCCATTCCCCACGCGATCGGCGTGGTGATGCCCGAGCAGGAGTTCCTCACTCGCCTGCGAGCGCTGACCCGTGAACATGGGGTCGTGTTGGTGTTCGACGAGGTGGTCACGGGCTTTCGGCACGCGCTGGGCGGTTTTCAGGCCATCACAGGCATCACCCCGGACCTGACCACGCTGGGCAAGGCCATGGCGAACGGCTACCCCTGTGCGGCGATCTGCGGCCGGCGCGACCTGATGCAGCACTTCAACACGTCGGACGGCGACGTGTTCTTCTCGGGCACGTTCAACGGGCACCCGCTGGCGATGGCGGCTTGCCTGTCCACCATCGAGGCGCTTGAGCAGCCGGGGCTCTACGAAAGGCTGTTCGACCTGGGCGAGCGCATGCGGCGGGGGCTCGACGACATCATTCAGCGGCTGGGCATCGAGGCGTTCGCCAGCCAGTTCGGCTCGGTGTTCGTGACCTACTTCATGTCCCCGCCGGCCAACTCGTACCGCGACCTGCTGCGCAACGACGACGAGATGTACATCGACTTTCACCGCGGCATGCTGGAGCGCGGCTTCTACATGCTGCCGATGGCCCTCAAGCGCAACCACATCTCGGCGGCGCACACGGAAAGCGACATCGACCGCACGCTGGAGGCGGCCGACGACGTCCTGACGGCGCTGGCGCAGGGCCGGCCCGTCACGCGGTAG